In one window of Gammaproteobacteria bacterium DNA:
- a CDS encoding ABC transporter permease, giving the protein MSSRLALTSFFLGILTVFVGWAFQWALDEWKEITFDLPGEVTALRVIEGPQPVSAAAAETVQDELKTYFREHSLALVVASFGNDRPEMLVYDPLHLVPWFPGCPSSDSQSVTVYLFRGTYSEHLWLISAPNPFLPPGAVIKGVIAAPRRADNLQYARCSNHGLLPEGQYTFNTTDPTQVRHVLELVRRMGLVPQASEKMPFFLFLLQTPLIVITVFFLVAGYGCVMLYWFLYVRGRASEFGIRARHGALPLSLTWENLARGMPALVIGSGVGGLFASVLVSTIGQINLSSQDIFTLVIAMSATVIVTALMWLIMLFIVIRSQYEVNLAG; this is encoded by the coding sequence ATGAGTAGTCGTCTTGCGTTGACAAGTTTCTTTCTGGGAATTCTCACCGTGTTTGTGGGGTGGGCTTTCCAGTGGGCGTTGGACGAATGGAAAGAGATTACATTTGATTTGCCGGGAGAGGTCACAGCACTGCGAGTGATCGAAGGCCCTCAGCCAGTATCAGCTGCGGCGGCAGAGACAGTGCAAGATGAATTGAAAACCTACTTTCGCGAACACTCTCTCGCCTTGGTTGTGGCCTCTTTCGGCAATGACCGACCGGAGATGTTGGTATACGATCCGCTCCACTTAGTTCCGTGGTTTCCAGGATGCCCATCTAGCGACAGCCAATCTGTCACAGTCTATCTTTTTCGGGGAACGTATTCGGAGCATTTATGGCTTATTTCTGCTCCGAACCCATTTTTGCCGCCGGGAGCAGTGATCAAAGGTGTCATTGCAGCGCCTCGCCGCGCTGACAACCTTCAGTATGCAAGATGCAGTAACCATGGTTTGCTGCCGGAGGGACAATATACATTCAACACGACAGACCCAACACAAGTGCGGCATGTCCTTGAATTGGTACGCCGGATGGGATTGGTGCCCCAAGCGAGTGAGAAAATGCCGTTTTTCTTGTTTTTACTGCAAACACCTTTGATAGTTATAACGGTGTTCTTTTTGGTTGCAGGTTATGGATGTGTTATGCTGTATTGGTTTCTCTATGTGCGCGGCCGCGCCAGCGAGTTTGGCATTCGTGCCCGGCATGGTGCCCTCCCGCTAAGTTTGACATGGGAAAATTTAGCGAGAGGAATGCCTGCCCTGGTGATTGGCAGTGGTGTGGGAGGGCTGTTTGCCAGTGTGTTGGTTTCCACAATAGGCCAAATCAACTTGTCGTCACAGGACATCTTTACTTTGGTGATTGCTATGAGCGCAACTGTTATCGTAACTGCCTTGATGTGGCTTATTATGTTGTTTATTGTTATCCGGAGTCAATATGAGGTGAACCTTGCTGGATGA